The genomic interval AGCCCGTGCTCCTTGTCGACCATGACGCGCACGGCCTGCATGACCCTGGCGTAGTTGGCGAGGGGCTCACCCATCCCCATGAAGACGATGTTGGACACCCGCTCGAGGCTGTGGTCGTCGCGTTTCTTGCCGCCCAGGCCACCCTCGGCGATCAGCCGGTTGGCTCGGACGATCTGCTCGATGATCTCGGCCGCGGACATGTTGCGTGTGAGACCTGCTTGGCCGGTGGCGCAGAACGGGCAGTTCATCCCGCATCCCGCCTGCGAAGACACGCACAGCGTGATGCGCCCGGGGTAGCGCATCAGCACCGATTCGACGAGGGCGCCGTCGTGCAGCTTCCACAGGAACTTGATGGTGTCGCCGCGGTCGGTCTCGAGTCGTCGCACCTCGGTCAGGAGCGCCGGAAGCATGCCGTGGACGAACTCCTCGCGACCCTCAGCCGGAAGATCGGTCATCGCGGCCGGGTCGTGCGTCCAGTGGCTGAAGTAGTGCTTCTCGAGCTGCTTCGCACGGAAGCCCGGAATACCGAGCTCCTTGACCTTCGCGACGCGTTCATCGGGCGTCAGATCGGCGAGGTGCACCGGAGGTTTGCCGCGCTTCGGGCTGGCGAACTGGAGGAGAGGCCGACCCTCGGAATCCTTCTTCTGCTTCCATCCCTCGGTCGCCGGGCGCACCTGGCGCACGCGCGGAGTTTCAGGGGACGAGGTCATGTCTTCAGGGTAGGCGACGTACCTGCATGAAATCCGGCTTCTGCACCGAGGAGTCCGGATTGCGTGCATGTGAATGGATGGCGCTCGCTGTCAGAACGTGCGATATTTCTCGATACGGCGCCGTAGCCGGTGAGCCCCCTCGCCATCACCCCACATTGCCTTCGGCTCACGTGGGGGCGCCGCTCGGGGAATGTCGCTCTGGGAAGGGTCGAGGTGACGTCGCTGGTCGCGGCATCGGCGCTGAGCCCGCGCCTCCTTCACGGTGTGTCCGACGACGCAGACCCGCACATGCGAATCGACGGCACCGCGGTCGTCGTCGACATCTCCGGCTTCACCACCCTCTCCGAGCAGCTGGCCGCGGCGGGACGTGAAGGCACCGAGCAGCTCATCGCGACGCTTTCGCGCGTCTTCACGGTGCTCCTCCCCGTCACGGATGACGGCGGCGACGTCGTGAAGTTCGCCGGCGATGCCCTCTTCATCCTCTTCACCGGCACCGACCACGCGAAGCACGCCGTCCATGCCGCATGGAACATGAACCGGGTGCTCGCCACGATCGGCGACATCCACCTGTCGTCGGCCCGGGCGAAGCTGCGCATGTCGGTGGGGGTGCACTCCGGAACGTTCGAGGTGCTGCTGACCGGCGATGATCATGTCAGCGCCATCCTGACGGGAGCGGCCACCTCACGGGTGCTCGAGCTGCAGAATGCGGCCGCGGCGGGGAGGATCCTCGTCAGCGACCAGACCGCCGCGGCTTTGCCCGTCAGACAGGTGGCCGCCGAGGAGGGTGTTCCCGGAGCCCACCGGCTGCTGCGCGCCGGCTCGGTCGCGACGGCGTCGCTGATGGCCCTGTCGGTCGGGCGCACCGAGGCGGCGGACCGGTTCCTCCCTCGTGCCTTCGCAGAGCGCCACGACCTCCTGGGCGCCGAGCCGGACCATCGCTGGGCCGCGATCGCCTTCGTCCAGGTCTCGGGTGTTCCCGACGAGCCCGGACCTGCCGACCTCGAGCGGATGTCGCGGCTGACGGGTCTCGTCGAGGCTGCCGCCGCCGACAC from Microbacterium pumilum carries:
- the rlmN gene encoding 23S rRNA (adenine(2503)-C(2))-methyltransferase RlmN, which gives rise to MTSSPETPRVRQVRPATEGWKQKKDSEGRPLLQFASPKRGKPPVHLADLTPDERVAKVKELGIPGFRAKQLEKHYFSHWTHDPAAMTDLPAEGREEFVHGMLPALLTEVRRLETDRGDTIKFLWKLHDGALVESVLMRYPGRITLCVSSQAGCGMNCPFCATGQAGLTRNMSAAEIIEQIVRANRLIAEGGLGGKKRDDHSLERVSNIVFMGMGEPLANYARVMQAVRVMVDKEHGLGMSARGITVSTVGLVPAITKLAAEEIPVTFALSLHAPDDQLRDELIPVNSRWKVDEALDAARAYFDKTGRRVSIEYALIKDMNDHAWRADLLADKLNARGRGWVHVNPIPLNPTPGSIWTASEVPVQNEFVRRLNAAGIPTTLRDTRGKEIDGACGQLATTEDDEAAAALTPLEV